In a single window of the Bacillus mycoides genome:
- a CDS encoding S66 family peptidase — MILPKALKYGDTIGIYSPSSPVTYTSSKRFERAKLYLEQKGFHILEGSLTAQYDYYRSGSIKERAEELNDLIRNPNVSCIMSTIGGLNSNSLLPYIDYETFQKNPKIMIGYSDTTALLLGIYAKTGIPTFYGPALVPSFGEFEPFVDCTYKYFADTLLTNQHLPYNINQPLFWSDEFINWEEKTKEKDLRPNNWISVIGGKATGRIIGGNLNTIQGIWGSPYMPLIQDGDILFIEDSSKDAATIERSFSLLKINGVFDKVSGIILGKHEQFDDCGTNRKPYEILLEVLQNQKLPFLADFDCCHTHPMITLPIGIQVEMDATNKTIQIIERWRD, encoded by the coding sequence ATGATACTTCCAAAAGCATTAAAATATGGCGATACCATTGGCATCTACTCTCCCTCTTCACCAGTAACCTATACTTCTTCAAAGAGATTTGAGCGCGCAAAATTATACTTAGAACAGAAAGGATTTCATATATTAGAAGGTTCACTAACAGCTCAATATGATTATTATCGTTCCGGGAGCATTAAAGAGCGTGCTGAGGAATTAAATGACTTGATTAGAAACCCTAACGTCTCTTGTATCATGTCGACAATTGGGGGACTGAATTCAAATTCATTATTACCTTATATTGATTATGAGACTTTTCAAAAGAATCCTAAAATAATGATTGGCTATTCAGACACAACGGCATTATTACTAGGAATTTATGCAAAAACAGGAATTCCTACATTTTATGGTCCAGCACTTGTTCCTTCTTTTGGTGAATTTGAGCCTTTCGTAGATTGCACGTACAAATATTTTGCGGATACTTTATTAACTAATCAACACCTTCCTTACAACATAAACCAGCCGTTATTTTGGTCAGATGAATTTATTAATTGGGAAGAAAAAACGAAAGAAAAAGATCTTCGACCGAACAATTGGATTTCAGTAATTGGTGGGAAAGCTACTGGACGTATTATTGGTGGGAATTTAAATACTATACAAGGTATTTGGGGTAGCCCCTATATGCCACTTATTCAAGATGGTGACATTCTCTTTATTGAAGATAGCTCAAAAGATGCAGCTACTATCGAAAGAAGTTTTTCATTACTTAAAATTAACGGCGTTTTTGATAAAGTTTCAGGTATCATCCTTGGAAAACATGAGCAATTTGATGATTGTGGTACAAATAGAAAACCTTACGAAATATTATTAGAAGTATTACAAAATCAAAAACTTCCTTTTCTAGCCGATTTTGATTGTTGTCATACTCATCCAATGATTACTTTGCCAATAGGTATTCAAGTAGAGATGGATGCAACCAATAAAACGATACAAATTATAGAGCGATGGAGAGACTAA
- a CDS encoding EamA family transporter: MKPTIKNYVFLHVAFLIYSIIMVYMKWAAQFPVASISFFIAYFGLVVLLFGYAILWQQVIKNFEISRAYSHRGIIILWSMLWSVFLFGDTIQWNHILGAAIIIVGIVVVTKDE; this comes from the coding sequence ATGAAACCAACTATTAAAAACTATGTATTTCTACATGTAGCCTTCTTGATATATTCTATCATTATGGTTTACATGAAATGGGCAGCTCAATTCCCTGTTGCATCAATCTCATTTTTTATTGCTTACTTCGGACTTGTTGTACTTTTATTCGGATATGCAATTCTATGGCAACAAGTCATTAAGAATTTTGAAATTTCTAGAGCATATTCACACCGTGGGATTATCATACTATGGTCCATGCTTTGGTCAGTATTCCTATTTGGAGATACGATACAGTGGAATCACATACTTGGCGCAGCTATTATTATCGTCGGAATTGTGGTGGTGACAAAAGATGAATAG
- a CDS encoding EamA family transporter — translation MNSYMLLFIFGIILANYSQILLKKATLQQYDSRIKEYVNPYVIIGYFLFVINAGLNVIALKGLALKQASALESLSYIIILIFSWYFLGEKITKRKIIGNIIIVIGVIIYCIQ, via the coding sequence ATGAATAGTTATATGTTATTATTTATTTTTGGGATAATTTTAGCCAATTACTCACAAATATTATTAAAAAAGGCTACTTTACAACAATACGATTCTAGAATAAAAGAATATGTGAATCCTTATGTTATCATCGGCTACTTTTTATTTGTAATTAATGCCGGATTAAATGTGATCGCCTTAAAGGGCTTGGCATTAAAGCAAGCATCTGCATTAGAATCATTAAGTTATATCATCATTTTAATTTTCAGTTGGTACTTCCTAGGGGAGAAAATCACGAAACGAAAAATCATTGGTAACATTATTATTGTCATTGGTGTAATCATCTATTGTATACAATAA
- a CDS encoding DUF6376 family protein, whose amino-acid sequence MKFTKTMLLSIVVSIGLMGCSLVEEGKNSIDYAQKATDYVNEISAFANEAPALAEKAVNDGEARKELETKLTEIKQDIPAFNELTPPDVAKDLHQQIVGYNEKLNTLIDTSMTKIEEGKMNVEQFKNSELMQTIEQVRDLKDKVQNLGQ is encoded by the coding sequence ATGAAGTTTACAAAAACAATGTTACTTTCAATTGTAGTTTCAATTGGTTTGATGGGATGTTCGCTAGTAGAGGAAGGGAAGAACTCCATAGATTACGCTCAAAAAGCGACAGACTATGTAAATGAAATAAGTGCATTTGCAAATGAAGCGCCAGCATTAGCAGAAAAGGCCGTTAATGATGGGGAAGCCCGGAAAGAACTAGAAACGAAACTTACTGAAATTAAACAAGATATACCAGCTTTTAATGAATTAACACCACCAGATGTAGCGAAGGATCTTCACCAGCAAATCGTCGGGTATAATGAAAAGTTAAATACATTAATTGATACATCTATGACAAAGATAGAGGAAGGGAAAATGAATGTAGAGCAGTTTAAAAACTCTGAGCTTATGCAGACGATAGAACAAGTTCGTGATTTGAAAGATAAGGTTCAAAATTTAGGGCAATAA
- the cydC gene encoding thiol reductant ABC exporter subunit CydC, which produces MSNWIKPYIQQNKGRMTLTIFLGLLGVSSGAMLLFISGYLISKSALRPENVMAVYVPIVATRAFSIGQAVFHYLERLVGHDVVLRILEKMRTKLYRIVEPQALFLRSRFQTGDVLGVLSDDIEHLQNLYLRTIFPSILALVVYSIFVIVIGAFDLVFALIAACMLAVIVFLLPFVSLLLMKRHHVALKRGRNRLYQQLTDAVFGLSDWQASGRKDEFINAYVEQNVQLLKTEKRVKRWYHIRDSIIHLIVGIVVISMIMWTGNQAASEQIAPTVIAAFVLMTLSVTNALIPISDAIDRIPSYVESAHRLKSVESDSILQDGNELPGDKDYVAQKHIDIELSNVSYNYPDSNEPVLKDVSLQIKAGKKIAILGRSGTGKSTLLKLLTGALRPVSGQVILNGEQARTGFLSKYISVLNQKPHLFDTTIGNNVRIGKPEGNDEEIWRALEKAQLAPHIASLPDGLQTKMHEMGKRFSGGERQRVAFARTLMQEASIIVLDEPTIGLDPKTELALIETMFSATEEKTVIWITHHLVGIEHVDEVIFLDSGQIAMQGSHEQLLKENEKYRRLYELDKGI; this is translated from the coding sequence ATGAGTAATTGGATTAAACCTTATATACAGCAAAATAAAGGTAGAATGACGTTGACTATTTTCCTCGGGCTTCTTGGAGTTAGTTCAGGTGCGATGCTACTTTTCATTTCAGGTTATTTAATTTCTAAATCTGCTCTCAGACCAGAAAATGTAATGGCTGTATATGTTCCTATAGTTGCAACGCGTGCGTTTAGTATAGGGCAAGCTGTCTTTCATTATTTAGAGCGTTTAGTAGGGCATGACGTCGTTCTACGAATTTTAGAAAAAATGAGAACAAAACTATATAGAATTGTAGAACCACAGGCGTTATTTTTACGCTCTCGATTTCAAACTGGTGATGTACTAGGTGTATTGTCTGATGATATAGAACATTTACAGAATCTATATTTACGTACAATATTCCCTAGTATATTAGCGTTAGTTGTATATAGCATTTTCGTAATTGTTATCGGTGCATTTGACTTAGTATTTGCACTTATCGCAGCTTGTATGTTAGCTGTTATTGTTTTTCTTCTCCCATTCGTATCACTACTTTTGATGAAACGACATCATGTTGCTTTGAAGCGAGGAAGAAATCGTTTGTATCAACAATTGACAGATGCTGTATTTGGGTTATCTGATTGGCAGGCGAGTGGTAGAAAAGATGAATTTATTAATGCATATGTAGAGCAAAATGTCCAGCTGTTAAAGACAGAAAAGAGAGTGAAACGCTGGTACCATATTCGAGACAGTATCATTCATTTAATAGTCGGCATTGTAGTTATTTCAATGATTATGTGGACTGGAAATCAAGCAGCAAGTGAACAGATTGCACCTACAGTTATTGCAGCGTTCGTATTAATGACATTATCTGTGACAAATGCGCTTATCCCTATATCAGATGCTATTGATCGAATTCCATCTTATGTAGAATCTGCTCATAGGCTTAAAAGCGTAGAAAGTGATAGCATTTTGCAAGATGGAAATGAGTTACCTGGAGATAAAGATTACGTTGCACAAAAACATATAGATATTGAACTGAGTAATGTGTCGTATAATTATCCGGATAGTAATGAACCTGTATTAAAAGATGTATCATTGCAAATAAAGGCAGGAAAGAAAATTGCTATTTTAGGTAGAAGTGGAACAGGAAAATCTACTTTACTAAAACTGTTAACTGGGGCGCTACGTCCGGTGAGTGGGCAAGTTATATTGAATGGTGAACAAGCTCGTACGGGTTTTTTGTCAAAATATATTTCTGTATTAAACCAAAAACCACATTTATTCGATACGACAATTGGAAATAATGTGCGGATCGGTAAACCAGAGGGTAATGATGAAGAGATATGGAGAGCTTTAGAGAAAGCACAGCTAGCACCGCACATTGCTTCTCTTCCTGATGGATTACAAACAAAAATGCATGAAATGGGAAAGAGGTTTTCTGGCGGAGAAAGGCAAAGGGTAGCATTTGCAAGAACTCTTATGCAAGAAGCATCGATTATTGTGCTTGATGAACCGACTATCGGTTTAGACCCTAAAACGGAATTAGCCTTAATAGAAACAATGTTTTCTGCAACAGAAGAAAAGACTGTTATTTGGATTACACATCATCTTGTAGGAATTGAACATGTAGATGAAGTTATTTTCCTTGATAGTGGCCAAATCGCTATGCAAGGTAGTCACGAACAGCTACTGAAAGAAAATGAGAAATATCGTAGGTTATATGAGCTTGATAAAGGTATATAG
- the cydD gene encoding thiol reductant ABC exporter subunit CydD, with protein MKRKRGLPSYPGSRVLYVTLSLISILEACSIIAQTVFLARAITFLFHGETVQAVLNETVYFGITFAARQMLVRTSQILVERFAEKTGFALRKQLIEAYFTLGPRFVQTNGTGHLVTLSIEGIEKFKTYIELTIPKMIRSSIVPGLIVLYVLTLDIKSGIILVVTIPIVIIFMILLGLAAQKMADSQYETYRVLSNHFVDTLKGLETLKYLGKSKQHEGKIEKVSKRYRKATMRTLRVAFLSSFALDFFTSLSIAFVAVGLGIRLIDGTIILLPALTILILAPEYFLPIKQVGANYHATLDGQLAMEQIEEILQKQKEIEKKDSNVDIVWNSSSSLKLQDVKVNNDESEKAILEGIDFTWQGNGAIGIIGESGAGKSTLIDVLAGFLPPSGGKMLVNGVEIGESTREDWQKNIAYIPQQPYIFPLSLKDNICFYETNTIDEEVERVINEVGLRSLVASLPHGMYERIGEGGRMLSGGQEQRVAMARALLSKKPIILLDEPTAHLDIETEFEIKQSMLRLFEGKLVFLATHRLHWMKQMDHILILNKGEIKESGTYEELLKNETLHFHREERGER; from the coding sequence ATGAAAAGAAAAAGAGGACTTCCGTCGTATCCTGGTAGCCGAGTTTTATATGTAACTTTAAGTCTTATTAGCATTTTAGAGGCGTGTAGTATCATTGCGCAGACAGTATTTTTAGCACGAGCAATCACATTTTTATTTCATGGAGAAACAGTGCAAGCTGTGCTAAATGAAACTGTTTATTTTGGGATCACGTTTGCAGCACGCCAAATGTTAGTGCGAACATCGCAAATATTGGTTGAGCGTTTCGCTGAAAAAACAGGATTTGCATTACGTAAACAGTTAATAGAAGCATATTTTACGTTAGGGCCGAGATTTGTCCAAACGAATGGGACTGGTCATCTGGTTACTTTATCGATAGAAGGTATTGAGAAATTTAAAACATATATTGAATTAACAATTCCTAAAATGATTAGAAGTAGTATCGTACCGGGGCTAATTGTTCTATATGTTTTAACACTGGACATTAAGTCTGGAATCATTTTAGTTGTAACGATTCCAATTGTGATCATATTTATGATTCTTCTAGGATTAGCAGCGCAGAAAATGGCGGATAGCCAATATGAGACATATCGTGTACTTTCTAATCATTTTGTAGATACGTTAAAAGGATTAGAAACATTAAAGTATTTAGGGAAAAGTAAACAGCACGAAGGAAAGATTGAAAAAGTAAGTAAACGATATAGAAAAGCAACGATGCGTACTTTGCGAGTTGCTTTTCTTTCTTCTTTTGCATTAGATTTCTTTACGAGTTTATCAATTGCATTTGTAGCAGTTGGATTAGGGATACGGTTAATAGATGGGACAATTATACTGTTACCAGCTCTTACGATTTTAATTTTAGCGCCGGAATATTTTCTGCCGATTAAGCAAGTTGGAGCGAATTATCATGCTACATTAGATGGACAACTTGCAATGGAGCAAATAGAAGAAATTTTACAGAAACAAAAAGAAATAGAAAAGAAAGATTCAAATGTAGATATAGTATGGAATTCTTCTAGTAGTTTGAAATTACAAGATGTAAAAGTAAATAATGATGAATCTGAAAAGGCTATATTAGAGGGAATTGATTTTACTTGGCAAGGTAACGGTGCTATAGGCATTATTGGTGAAAGTGGGGCAGGGAAATCAACGCTAATCGATGTGTTAGCAGGATTTCTACCGCCTTCCGGTGGGAAGATGTTAGTAAATGGTGTGGAAATTGGTGAATCTACTCGAGAAGATTGGCAAAAAAATATTGCTTATATTCCGCAGCAACCTTATATTTTTCCGCTTTCATTAAAAGATAATATTTGTTTCTATGAAACGAATACAATTGATGAAGAAGTTGAGAGAGTTATTAATGAAGTTGGTCTTCGTTCGCTCGTTGCATCATTACCACATGGGATGTACGAAAGAATTGGAGAAGGTGGACGTATGCTTAGTGGCGGACAAGAACAACGTGTCGCTATGGCACGTGCACTTTTAAGTAAAAAGCCAATCATTTTATTAGATGAACCTACAGCACATCTTGATATTGAAACTGAATTTGAAATAAAGCAATCGATGTTACGTCTGTTTGAAGGTAAGTTAGTATTTCTTGCAACGCATCGTCTGCATTGGATGAAGCAAATGGATCATATTCTTATTTTAAATAAAGGGGAAATTAAAGAAAGTGGAACATATGAAGAACTTTTAAAGAATGAGACATTACATTTTCATAGGGAAGAGAGGGGAGAGCGATGA
- the cydB gene encoding cytochrome d ubiquinol oxidase subunit II, with protein sequence MLSLNELWFLIISTLFVGFFVLEGFDFGVGIVSRFLGKNDLEKRIYLNTIGPFWHANEVWLVCAGGAMFAAFPHWYATLFSGFYIPFVFMLLALIIRGVSFKFRAKIENHKWKSFWDWGMFIGSLLPPILWGVAIANFMTGVPIDGSKNMVGGFMKLLHPFALLGGVMFLLLCIVHGLQFLTIRTTGKLRERARIAATKIAPFALITLLVFAAVGLWKTDIFTAHGSEWLMVPIGAFVALFVSTLLNKRRRDGWAFFMTSLTIILLSASVFIGMFPRVMISSLGAVNDLTIYNAASGPYALKLMSYFSLAILPFVIGSQIWSFYVFRQPVKSDKDLEY encoded by the coding sequence ATGTTATCTCTTAATGAGTTGTGGTTTCTAATTATCTCAACCTTATTCGTTGGCTTCTTTGTACTTGAAGGTTTCGATTTTGGTGTAGGAATTGTTTCAAGGTTTTTAGGGAAAAACGATTTGGAAAAACGTATATATTTAAATACAATTGGGCCGTTTTGGCACGCAAATGAAGTATGGCTTGTTTGTGCTGGTGGCGCTATGTTTGCGGCATTCCCGCACTGGTATGCAACTTTATTTAGTGGGTTTTATATTCCATTTGTGTTTATGCTTCTTGCATTAATTATAAGAGGTGTTTCCTTTAAATTCCGTGCGAAAATAGAAAATCATAAATGGAAGAGTTTCTGGGATTGGGGCATGTTTATTGGAAGTTTGCTACCTCCTATACTTTGGGGAGTTGCAATCGCAAACTTTATGACAGGTGTACCAATTGATGGAAGTAAAAATATGGTAGGCGGATTTATGAAATTACTTCACCCATTTGCGTTACTTGGGGGAGTTATGTTTCTTCTTCTATGTATTGTTCATGGTTTGCAATTCCTTACTATACGTACAACAGGAAAATTACGAGAACGCGCACGTATTGCCGCGACAAAGATTGCACCTTTTGCATTAATAACACTTCTTGTTTTTGCAGCTGTAGGGTTATGGAAAACAGATATTTTCACCGCACATGGTTCAGAGTGGCTAATGGTTCCAATTGGAGCTTTTGTAGCGCTATTTGTTTCTACTTTATTAAATAAAAGAAGAAGAGATGGTTGGGCTTTCTTTATGACGAGTTTAACAATCATTTTGTTAAGTGCAAGTGTGTTCATCGGTATGTTCCCGCGTGTCATGATTAGCTCATTAGGAGCGGTAAATGATTTGACAATTTATAATGCGGCATCAGGACCTTATGCATTAAAACTGATGAGCTATTTTTCTCTTGCTATTTTACCGTTTGTTATCGGTAGTCAAATATGGAGTTTCTATGTATTTAGACAACCTGTTAAGTCAGACAAAGATTTGGAGTACTAA
- the cydA gene encoding cytochrome ubiquinol oxidase subunit I — protein METLELARIQFASTTIFHYFFVPLSIGLAFIIALMQTLYVVKGQEIYKKMTKFWTQIFLVNFAVGVVTGILQEFQFGMNWSTYSRFVGDVFGPSLAIEGLLAFFIESTFLGLWVFGEDKLPKRVHLLCIWLLSIGTMLSAFWILTASAFMQSPVGYEMAADGRAQMNDFLAIIQNPQLWVQFPHTITAALATGAFFIAGVSAWKIAKQQETEVFKKSFRVSIVVGTISTALVLFFGHAQAQNLIKTHPMKMAAAEALWNTSEDPAPFTVFAKIDTEKKENSFEIQIPYMLSLLSYDKFSGQVEGMNQIQKQYEEKYGPGDYIPPVHTMFWSFRAMVMSGTFMLLLGVYGWFLSRKDRLAEKTWYLKLMVYAIALPFIGNTVGWIMTEMGRQPWVVFGVMKTEDAVSPNVSFGEVLFSLVSFTSLYVIIGGITVYLFVRIIKGHANKKTKKDYQSHDPFDKEEEYVIS, from the coding sequence ATGGAAACGCTCGAATTGGCACGAATACAATTTGCATCAACAACGATTTTTCATTACTTTTTCGTTCCGCTGTCTATAGGTTTAGCTTTTATCATTGCGTTAATGCAAACGTTGTATGTGGTAAAGGGACAAGAAATTTATAAGAAGATGACAAAGTTTTGGACACAAATATTCCTTGTTAACTTCGCAGTAGGTGTAGTAACAGGTATTTTACAAGAATTTCAGTTTGGTATGAACTGGTCAACGTATTCACGTTTTGTTGGTGATGTTTTCGGACCATCACTTGCAATTGAAGGTTTATTAGCATTTTTCATTGAGTCTACATTCCTAGGTTTATGGGTATTCGGTGAGGATAAACTTCCGAAGCGAGTTCACCTTTTATGTATTTGGCTCCTCTCAATAGGAACAATGTTATCAGCATTTTGGATTTTAACTGCAAGTGCATTTATGCAGTCCCCGGTAGGATATGAAATGGCTGCAGATGGACGTGCGCAGATGAATGATTTCTTGGCGATTATTCAAAATCCACAACTATGGGTGCAATTCCCGCATACAATTACAGCGGCACTTGCAACAGGCGCATTTTTTATTGCTGGTGTTAGTGCATGGAAAATCGCAAAACAACAAGAGACTGAGGTGTTTAAGAAGTCTTTCCGAGTTTCTATCGTTGTTGGAACAATTTCAACAGCATTGGTATTATTTTTCGGTCATGCACAAGCGCAAAATTTAATTAAGACACATCCGATGAAAATGGCAGCAGCTGAAGCATTATGGAATACGAGTGAGGATCCAGCTCCATTTACAGTATTTGCAAAAATTGATACAGAGAAGAAAGAAAATTCGTTTGAAATTCAAATCCCTTATATGCTAAGTCTATTGTCATACGATAAATTTAGCGGTCAAGTAGAAGGGATGAACCAAATTCAAAAACAATATGAAGAAAAATATGGACCTGGAGATTATATTCCGCCAGTACATACTATGTTCTGGAGTTTTAGAGCGATGGTAATGAGTGGAACATTCATGCTTCTTCTAGGAGTGTACGGCTGGTTCTTATCAAGAAAAGATCGTTTAGCTGAAAAAACTTGGTATTTAAAATTAATGGTATATGCAATTGCACTACCGTTTATCGGAAATACAGTAGGTTGGATTATGACTGAAATGGGACGTCAGCCTTGGGTTGTCTTCGGTGTTATGAAAACAGAAGATGCAGTATCTCCAAATGTTTCATTTGGAGAAGTATTATTCTCTCTTGTTTCATTCACATCACTATATGTAATTATTGGAGGCATTACTGTTTACTTATTCGTTCGTATCATTAAAGGACATGCGAATAAGAAAACGAAAAAGGATTATCAAAGCCATGATCCATTTGATAAGGAGGAAGAGTATGTTATCTCTTAA